A section of the Malus sylvestris chromosome 17, drMalSylv7.2, whole genome shotgun sequence genome encodes:
- the LOC126610958 gene encoding probable UDP-arabinopyranose mutase 1 gives MASATPLLTDELDIVIPTIRNLDFLEMWRPFLQPYHLIIVQDGDPSKTIKVPDGYDYELYNRNDINKILGPRSSCISFKDSACRCFGYMVSKKKYIFTIDDDCFVATDPSGKPVNALEQHIKNLLAPSTPFFFNTLYEPFRDGADFVRGYPFSLREGVPTAVSHGLWLNIPDYDAPTQLVKPLERNTRFVDAVMTIPKGTLFPMCGMNLAFDRDLIGPAMYFGLMGDGQPIGRYDDMWAGWCTKVITDHLGLGVKTGLPYIYHSKASNPFVNLRKEYKGIFWQEEIIPFFQSAVLPKDCTTVQACYIELSKQVKEKLSKVDPYFDKLADAMVTWIEAWDELNPNGPGSKLANGKSK, from the exons ATGGCTTCCGCGACACCCCTTTTGACGGATGAGCTCGACATTGTGATCCCCACCATCAGAAACCTCGACTTCCTGGAGATGTGGAGGCCGTTCTTGCAGCCCTACCACCTCATCATCGTCCAGGACGGTGATCCGTCCAAGACCATCAAAGTCCCGGACGGCTACGACTACGAGCTCTATAACCGCAACGACATTAACAAGATTCTGGGTCCGAGGTCGTCCTGCATTTCGTTCAAGGACTCTGCCTGCCGATGCTTCGGATACATGGTCTCCAAGAAGAAGTACATCTTCACCATCGACGATGACTGCTTT GTTGCAACAGACCCATCTGGCAAACCAGTGAATGCACTGGAGCAACACATCAAGAACCTCCTTGCACCATCGACCCCATTTTTCTTCAACACGCTGTATGAACCCTTCAGAGACGGTGCGGATTTTGTACGTGGATACCCTTTCAGTCTCCGTGAGGGTGTTCCGACCGCTGTCTCTCACGGTCTCTGGCTCAACATCCCGGATTATGATGCACCAACACAGCTTGTGAAGCCACTTGAGAGAAACACCAG GTTTGTGGATGCCGTTATGACAATCCCAAAGGGCACATTGTTCCCAATGTGTGGGATGAACTTGGCTTTCGACCGTGACCTCATCGGCCCTGCTATGTACTTCGGACTCATGGGTGACGGTCAGCCAATTGGACGCTACGACGATATGTGGGCTGGCTGGTGCACCAAG GTGATAACAGATCATTTGGGGCTTGGAGTGAAGACAGGGCTGCCATATATCTACCACAGCAAAGCCAGCAACCCATTTGTGAACCTGAGGAAGGAGTACAAAGGCATCTTCTGGCAGGAAGAGATCATCCCATTCTTCCAATCTGCTGTCCTTCCCAAAGACTGCACCACCGTGCAAGCATGCTACATTGAGCTCTCCAAGCAGGTCAAGGAGAAGCTCAGCAAGGTGGACCCCTACTTCGACAAGCTCGCCGACGCCATGGTAACATGGATTGAAGCTTGGGATGAGCTCAACCCTAATGGACCTGGATCCAAACTGGCCAACGGCAAGTCCAagtga
- the LOC126612490 gene encoding cytochrome P450 85A-like, with translation MAVFMIVLICFLCLVCICSALLRWNEVRYRKKGLPPGTMGWPVFGETTEFLKQGPNFMKNQRARYGSFFKSHILGCPTVVSMDPEVNRYILMNEAKGLVPGYPQSMLDILGKCNIAAVHGSTHKYMRGALLALINPTVIRDQILPKIDEFMTSHLAGWDNQVINIQEKTKEMALLSSLKQIAGIESSSITPAFKTEFFKLVLGTLSLPIDLPGTNYYHGFQARKNIVSMLEKLIEERRASKEVHKDMLGCLLTSDENKHKLSDEEIIDMVITILYSGYETVSTTSMMAVKYLHDHPKVLEELRKEQLAIREKKNPEGPIDWNDLKSMKFTRAVIFETSRLATIVNGVLRKTTQDMELNGYLIPKGWRIYVYTREINYDSFLYPEPLTFNPWRWLDKSLECSNYFFIFGGGTRLCPGKELGISEISTFLHYFVTRYRWEEVGGDKLMKFPRVEAPNGLHLRVSSY, from the exons ATGGCTGTCTTCATGATAGTGCTTATCTGTTTCCTCTGTTTGGTCTGCATCTGCTCTGCTCTTCTCAGATGGAATGAAGTTAGATACAGAAAGAAAGGCCTCCCTCCAGGCACAATGGGCTGGCCAGTCTTTGGTGAAACCACTGAGTTTCTCAAACAAGGCCCAAACTTCATGAAAAACCAGAGAGCAAG GTATGGGAGTTTCTTCAAATCCCACATATTGGGGTGCCCTACAGTGGTATCCATGGATCCAGAGGTGAACAGATACATCCTAATGAATGAAGCCAAAGGGCTGGTTCCTGGCTACCCACAATCCATGTTGGATATTTTGGGAAAATGCAACATTGCCGCAGTCCATGGCTCCACTCACAAGTACATGAGAGGCGCATTGCTTGCCCTCATTAACCCAACCGTGATCAGAGACCAGATTTTGCCCAAAATTGACGAGTTCATGACATCCCACCTCGCTGGCTGGGACAACCAAGTTATCAACATtcaagaaaaaaccaaagag ATGGCACTTTTATCATCTCTGAAGCAGATTGCAGGCATTGAATCAAGCTCAATTACTCCAGCATTCAAGACAGAGTTCTTCAAGCTTGTGCTAGGCACCCTTTCATTGCCTATTGATCTTCCTGGCACGAATTATTACCACGGTTTTCAG GCAAGGAAGAATATTGTAAGCATGTTGGAAAAACTCATAGAAGAGAGAAGGGCTTCCAAAGAAGTCCATAAAGACATGCTTGGCTGCTTACTGACAAGTGATGAAAACAAACACAAACTCAGTGACGAAGAAATAATCGATATGGTCATCACGATTTTGTATTCGGGTTATGAGACGGTTTCCACTACTTCCATGATGGCTGTCAAGTACCTCCATGATCATCCCAAAGTGCTTGAAGAACTCAGA AAAGAGCAGTTAGCAattagagaaaagaaaaacccaGAGGGCCCAATTGACTGGAACGACTTGAAATCTATGAAGTTTACTCGTGCG GTAATATTTGAGACCTCAAGATTAGCTACCATTGTGAATGGGGTATTGAGAAAAACGACTCAAGATATGGAACTAAATG GATATTTGATTCCAAAAGGGTGGAGAATTTATGTGTATACAAGAGAGATTAATTATGACTCCTTTCTGTATCCGGAACCATTAACCTTCAATCCTTGGAGATGGCTG GACAAGAGCTTGGAGTGTTCAAACTATTTCTTTATATTTGGAGGGGGCACTAGGCTATGTCCAGGAAAGGAGCTGGGAATATCAGAAATTTCAACTTTCCTGCACTACTTTGTAACTAGATACAG GTGGGAAGAAGTTGGGGGAGACAAACTGATGAAATTTCCACGAGTAGAGGCACCGAATGGACTGCACCTTAGGGTTTCATCTTACTGA